The DNA region TATCTCTCCTGAATGGAACCTCGAAATAAAGTAATCCGATCGCACGGCGTGCGGAGCAGAGTTCCGAGCTCTCACACGACACGAATCTCACATGTAAGCAGCTGATTAGCTGGGGCTAATGGCTAAAGGTTAGAAAGCCCTCTGTCGGTTAGGCAGTCGCCGTCAGCGAAATCAAAATCGACCGAGCATGCCTGAAGCTGAACTGTGTGCCTGGCGCCCTGGAGGGGGCAGAAACCGACGCGTGTGGCGAGCACCGAGCGGGGCCGGCGGCCCTTCaccacctcaccgccggcggGGCCCCGTCGCCAGCGAGCGTGCCGCGCGAACGATACCATGCGCCTGGTGACACGAAGTGTTTCTTTTTCCACCCACATTGTTCACAAAATATTGGGTGGCCGCACGGAGCGGAGGGCGACAAGTAGATGCTAAGTGGGAGCTGGCAAGGAAAGTGAGGTGATCAGAAAAACAAAAGGTTCTTGCAAGGGAAGGTGAGGTGCTGGGCTTGgaggaaagaaaagaggagactaaaagaaaaggaaaagaaaaatccCTGATGGAGTTATTTGGCGATGAGAGGTCTGGAGAGGagaagagcagcagcagcagcagaacaATAATGATTTTGCTAAAGAATAAAGCGGCGAGGATGCGAGCGGGAGTGGCGAGAGGCCCCACCGGAGGAAAGGGTGAGGACCCCCGAAAAGAGAGGCGGTCTTGGGCGGTAGCTCACAAGTCCCGTGTTGCTTGCAGCCACCGAGTCCTCGCCCCCACACCGGCCATTTCCGCCTGCCTTTAATCCCAGCGAGCTTAGTTAACAGCAACCCCTCGGCTTATCCGCGGCGAGTGCTTAAGCGCGAGCGAAATGGTTGTTAGTGTCAGTCAGTTCGTGCACGGCCACAAAGATGAGGATTCCAAGTTACTCATGTTTGTGAGCGAGTGACGGTGACTCGGCCATTGATGGTCCAAAGGAACCGGTCCATGGTGGAGTGTTGGTGGTAAGTGGTATCCTTCGAGTCCAGCGGCAGGCATTAAGGGTTGTGCAGGTGCTGCATTGGACTGACTGACTCTTCACTGAGACGGATGGGTGAATTGGACTGATTGCAAGACACCGACCGAACAGCAGAGGGCGAGGGGGGTGGATGGATGAGAGATGGAAGAACAAATGCTTGCTGCAAAGtgcaaagtctatttctctgtGCTTTTATTTATGGTGATGCTGAGGCTGCAAGACTGCAGCCCTGTAGAGTAGGATACAAATGACCTCTGTTTTTAGTAACAAAATGATCAAAAAGTGGGAGAAGAGATCACTAAGAACAAACATGAACAATCTAGCAACAAACATTTAATCGAACTGAActgggaaaaagaagaagaaaaaagggATGAAAAAACATATAGGTTTGAACAGGTAATGGAGACCAAGAATTAGAAGCTCAGAATTTGTACGGGGTCGGCCAAAGAAAAAGAATCTTCTTTTTTTTCGAGTGTAGCGGTTACCGGGACTCCTCGGCGCCGGCGGGGCCGTACAGGTCGAAGGGCGCCCAGAGCGCGTCGAGCGGGCACGGCCGCCCGGCGCCGAGGCGCGCCCACGGCTTGCCGGACCCGGACCAATGCAGCAGGCTCACCGGGCCCGGGTGGAGGTCGCGGCAGCTGCCCTGGACATTGTCGCCGCCGAGGCCGTGCTGGTTCCACCGGTGTTCGATCGGCGCCACGTGCCCCGCGAACACCAGCAGGAAGGGCGGCAGCGACCCCAGCTCGTAGATGCGCCCCGGCGGCGACTTCTGTATCTCCATCCACCGCTCGATGCGCTGCGTGTAGCCCGCTTGCCGCCACCGCTCGAGGTCGAGCACCATGACCCCCGTGTTGAAgtagcacggccgccgccccgcgaACGTCCCCGCGAACCGCTGGTCCGACCAGAACCGGCCTGTGAAGTACTTGGTAAAGTTGGCGTGGCAGTACTCGGGCGCGCCGACGGTGCGGCCGCCGAGGTCGGTACGCCAGAGCTTGGCGACGTCGTCGACGAGGACGAGGTCGGAGTCGAGGTAGATGACGCGGCGCACGCAGGGCTCGAGGAGGTCAGCGAGGTAGTTGCGCGCATAGTTTAGCGGCTGCTCCAGCGCCTGCCGCACCGACGTGGAGATGAGCCCCCGGACGCGGTCCGGGTCGAAGTAGTAGACCTTGAAGCGGAGCTGCGGGAACACGGCGCGGACGAGGTCCCCGAGGCCCGGGTCGGAGACGAGGAAGTGGAAGAAGACGCTCTCAGGGCACCTGGCGTGCTGAACCACCGAGTGGACCGCCGCGACGGATCCCCTGAGGTACTCCTCATCGAGCGTAATCGCGATGTGGACGAGCGAGGGGTCGCAGACATTGGCCGCGGTGCCgttgcccgcgccgccgccgccgcaatcggCGGCATTGCGGAACGACGGGGCGCGGCGGAAGGCGATCCCCCTGGCGCCCCCAGCGATCTGGCCCGGGAAGCGGACGCTGCCGTCGAACTGCGAGGACCGGATGGCCTCGGCGGGCGGGAAGGACTGGAGCGACGGAGACAGCACCACCATCACCATGGCGGCGGAGAAGAAGCCGGACAGGCGCGTCACCCACAGCATCGCGCTCCCCCGGCTCGGCCACCGCTTCGACCGCCCCAAGACGCCGTGCAGGCGCGCGATGGCGTCCAGCGGCAGCGCGGCCAGGCCGGACGGAGACTGAAGGGGAGCACgcaggcagcaggcagggcACCCCCGCCTCCTGCACCTCAATTGGATCGCGTCGCGCTCTCCTGGCAGGTGGCGGCGGATCGGCGCGTGGAGTGGAGGGGAAGCGAGCGGGAATCCATGCGAGGTCAGGCGAGGTGAATGGGGGTGGGCTGGGGAACTGAGCAGAGGATgcggaggcggcagccaccaaCCCACcgcggcaggcaggcaggcgatTTCCCCCTTTCGTCCGTCCCCTCGCCTGCCACCGCTCGGCTTTTCCCTCTCGGCGCGGTGGCGTGACGGTGGCGGCTGCTTGCGGTGGTGTGCTGCTGCCGGCCGCAGCAGCTGCTTATTGTATCCGCCGCTCCGGTTTTGTTTAATTTCGCGCTGCGATTTCGGGGATTTGCGGTTGCCCTCTTTTTTCTCTAGACTCGTCTTGGAGAAGGGAGGGGAGTGGGGGGAGGGCTTGGAGCTCGGCTGGGCGGcagcggaagaggacggcgaACCCAACTTTACCGGCGCTTCTTGCCTCTCCTTCCGACTTCCGCGGTTGTTTATTGTTTCGTGCCGATCGGTAACGAAATTTCGAATTCGCATGATATTTCTGTAGGGGGTTCAAAATGCTGTTCCCTCCACTCAATATTCGTTTTCGATTTATATAGTTTTAATTCATAGCGAGGCAATTAAGGAAGTATGGTATATCACATCATATGTTGTTTCATCAGAATTCAAAGCATAGTTGAGGAGAAAACTGAACGAACTGTAATTGAAGAGAGAAACGAAATTTACTTGATATGGGGATTAAATACTGCTGAAGTTTGTCTATTTAGTACTGAAAATAATCACAGAATAGTTTTACAGCGCAGGTAGATGAGAGGATTCATTTAAAAATAGTAATACTAAGGGAGGTTCAAACTTGCCACAT from Panicum hallii strain FIL2 chromosome 9, PHallii_v3.1, whole genome shotgun sequence includes:
- the LOC112878013 gene encoding probable galacturonosyltransferase-like 7, which produces MLWVTRLSGFFSAAMVMVVLSPSLQSFPPAEAIRSSQFDGSVRFPGQIAGGARGIAFRRAPSFRNAADCGGGGAGNGTAANVCDPSLVHIAITLDEEYLRGSVAAVHSVVQHARCPESVFFHFLVSDPGLGDLVRAVFPQLRFKVYYFDPDRVRGLISTSVRQALEQPLNYARNYLADLLEPCVRRVIYLDSDLVLVDDVAKLWRTDLGGRTVGAPEYCHANFTKYFTGRFWSDQRFAGTFAGRRPCYFNTGVMVLDLERWRQAGYTQRIERWMEIQKSPPGRIYELGSLPPFLLVFAGHVAPIEHRWNQHGLGGDNVQGSCRDLHPGPVSLLHWSGSGKPWARLGAGRPCPLDALWAPFDLYGPAGAEESR